One region of Brassica napus cultivar Da-Ae chromosome A10, Da-Ae, whole genome shotgun sequence genomic DNA includes:
- the LOC106370831 gene encoding CCR4-NOT transcription complex subunit 1-like isoform X2, whose protein sequence is MVMNPSKVAGHARFLLESFSDSEVDSIAQEICQLVEYGVETSIPVLKTCLDCFAARRSHPNTSQLEKLISLVFKRVLKHSNLISHALQDVEVTDEFVADLTNALDFSISDKISFALSLAESDDATAAGRNLLLAMIEQLCANSAQIESTEQVQNILLFLQTSEDLSTHLTSFLQILSSTQPKDDFSFALTPILSQQLHQADVLRCIDFHTEFDSILAEIDKEISVGDLMGELGCGVTADAQQCRDILSCFAPLTEATISRILANVARTCADLEDNHTTFSTFSLVLGCCIPTELSTPMSWSVDILIETIKQLAPGTSWRKVIENLDHSGFDIPNKESFSFFMRLYKTASQDPFPLDAVCGSVWKNVEGQISFLKYAIASPPEVFTFMHSPRKLVYIDDNMHSHEHQLGLSNEAWLSLDLLDVLCQLAERGHTVLVSSLLQYPLAQCPKTLLTGMTHIKTAYNLIQREVVSAILPVIITNSQDSGFILNLWHQNTELVLWGILKAQNLKADRILNLIDICHELKVLSVVLESVPISFSIRLAVLASLRGYLDIENWLPNVLCVYKDLFAEECLKFVKNVHFSESEDFTSQHFHPSDPLSDVHLDATTSLLKVLKAHDNVITSSQLVDEIEKVNAAILDCNSKLQNGEAKVSSASNAYGDDIEAEANAYFHQMFSGQLSVDAMVQMLSRYKDSSVQREKSIFDCMIANLFEEYRFFPKYPERQLKIASILFGSVIKHQLISSLTLGMALRLVLDSLRKPADSKMFLFGSKALEQFVNRLVELPQYCNHILQISHLRSTHPELVTVIEQALSRISSGNLESEAVSNPGPSQSFPGNGEFSGSGIGQSALQLPLPVQSQQKNEVHINDNSRVPSVPSIEAKTLLPSSSTTSADVSVIPKNPGISTSSLTSAGIVRPARGPTSTRFGSALNIETLVAAAERRENAIEIPPSDVQDKISFIINNISTANIESKGKEFAEILPQQYYPWFAQYMVMKRASIEPNFHDLYLKFLDKVDSKLLFKEILQNTYENCKVLLGSELIKSSSEERSLLKNLGSWLGKLTIGRNYVLRAREIDPKSLIVEAYEKGLMIAVIPFTSKVLEPCQMSIAYQPPNPWTMAILGLLAEIYSMPNLKMNLKFDIEVLFKNLGVDLKEVAPTSLLKDRKREIDGNPDFSNKDLGVTHISQPQIIQEPKTISPLKQIDLPLDVADSPNTDDSSKLLSQYVAPQRVYTNTLMEDEKVSHLGLSDQLPSPQGLFPSTPSPLFSISQLSAALPNIGNHVVINQKLSGFALHFPFHRVVPLAMDRAIKEIVSGIVQRSVCIACQTTKELVLKDYTLEPDETRIYNAAHLMVASLAGSLAHVTCKEPLRTSISGHLRNSLQGMNIKNEALEQIVQLVTNDNLDLGCAAIEQAATEKAIQTIDADIDQQLSLRKKHRDGAGSSLFDPNMLSQNSVSFIPESLRPKPGHLSLSQQRVYEDFVQLPWQKQTTQTSHGLSAASSSSGDVGLSSSYGPASGKSASDFLSSARNARMDNVSQPLDISVEGFESPPVSLLSSQVDPAVDTAGLQFSKSLSTSELSLVESSDTAMKETGASLQTLTSAATMERLGGNNIIQPSLSTRDALEKYHIVTQKMEDLVANIAGDDEIQAVVSEVPEIILRCISRDEAALAVAQKAFKALYDNASSNLHVSANLAILVAVRDVCKRVVKELTSWVIYSEEERKLNKDITIGLIQRELLNLAEYNVHMAKYLDGGRNKSATDFSISLLQSLVTEGSSVISELHSLVDALAKLSSKYGSPESLQQLIDIIRNPVTNTSDHSNSAIGIENNDKQSKDKKVVCNTTANTEENTNLEFVESESAGFRSRVSTLFESWYQICEVSGANETACSQYVLHLHETGLLKGDNTTESFFRILLELSVAHCISSEEISSGAVQSPQQAQSPSFLIIDIYAKLVFSILKYLPEQESSSKLFLLSEIMAVTVRSIQKDAEDKKTSLNPRPYFRLFINWLLDLCSLDPGTDGANFQVLSAFANAFHALQPLKIPAFSFAWLELVSHRSFMPKLLTVNGQKGWPYVQRLLVDLLQFLEPFLRNAELGGPVNFLYKGTLRVLLVLLHDFPEFLCDYHFTFCDVIPSSCIQMRNIILSSFPRNMRLPDPSTPNLKIDLLPEIVEAPCILSEVDAALKAKQMKNDVDEYLALRQQNSAYLSELKQKLLLPSSEASSAGTRYSVPLINSLVLYTGIQAIQQLQAGETQAQNVVALHMFKYLSMELDTEGRYLFLNAIANQLRYPNNHTHYFSFIMLYLFFESDQEIVQEQITRVLLERLIVNRPHPWGLLITFIELIKNPRYGFWKQAFIRCAPEIEKLFESVARSCGGLKPPDEGMVSGWVSDNSH, encoded by the exons ATGGTGATGAACCCGTCCAAGGTCGCAGGCCATGCCCGGTTCTTACTCGAGAGCTTTAGCGATTCCGAAGTTGATTCAATCGCCCAAGAGATCTGTCAG CTGGTTGAGTATGGTGTTGAGACAAGCATTCCAGTTCTCAAGACATGCTTAGATTGCTTCGCCGCCCGTCGAAGCCATCCTAATACCTCGCAGCTTGAGAAACTAATATCCTTGGTCTTTAAACGTGTCCTGAAACACTCTAATCTCATTTCTCACGCCCTTCAAGATGTCGAGGTCACTGATGAGTTCGTGGCTGATTTGACTAATGCTCTCGACTTTTCAATCTCTGACAAAATTAGCTTTGCTCTGTCTCTAGCCGAGTCTGATGATGCAACCGCAGCTG GTCGAAACTTATTATTGGCCATGATTGAGCAACTGTGTGCCAATTCTGCCCAGATTGAGTCAACCGAGCAAGTTcagaatattcttttgtttctCCAGACATCTGAGGACCTCTCCACCCATCTTACTTCCTTCTTACAGATTTTGTCTTCTACTCAACCCAAAGATGACTTCTCTTTTGCTCTTACTCCTATCCTTTCTCAACAGCTTCACCAAGCTGATGTTTTAAG GTGCATCGATTTTCACACTGAGTTTGATTCTATCTTAGCTGAAATCGACAAGGAAATTTCTGTTGGAGATCTTATGGGAGAATTAGGTTGTGGTGTTACTGCTGATGCACAACAATGCAGAGATATCTTGTCTTGTTTCGCACCATTAACAGAGGCTACTATCTCAAGGATTCTTGCTAATGTTGCTCGTACCTGTGCTGATCTCGAAGATAACCACACCACCTTTTCAACATTTAGTCTCGTCCTTGGTTGCTGCATTCCCACTGAACTTTCCACTCCAATGTCGTGGAGTGTTGACATCTTAATTGAGACAATCAAGCAACTT GCTCCTGGCACAAGCTGGAGGAAAGTAATCGAGAATCTTGACCATAGTGGATTTGATATCCCCAATAAGGAGTCTTTCTCGTTTTTCATGCGGCTATATAAAACTGCTTCCCAG GACCCGTTTCCTCTTGATGCTGTATGCGGTTCTGTCTGGAAAAATGTGGAAGGTCAAATATCGTTTCTTAAATATGCAATAGCATCCCCACCAGAAGTATTCACCTTTATGCATTCTCCCAGGAAGCTG GTATATATTGACGATAACATGCACAGCCATGAGCATCAATTAGGACTTTCCAATGAAGCATGGCTATCTCTCGATCTCTTAGATGTCTTATGCCAACTAGCTGAGAGAGGTCATACTGTTTTAGTTAGTTCGCTGCTCCAGTATCCACTCGCACAGTGTCCCAAAACCTTGCTTACTGGAATGACACACATCAAA ACTGCCTATAATCTCATTCAGCGAGAGGTTGTTTCTGCTATTCTTCCAGTGATAATTACGAACTCACAGGATAGTGGTTTTATCCTTAATCTTTGGCATCAGAATACTGAGCTTGTTCTGTGGGGGATTTTAAAGGCCCAAAATCTAAAAGCAGACCGCATACTCAATTTAATTGATATCTGCCATGAACTGAAG gtTCTTTCTGTTGTTTTAGAATCGGTTCCAATCTCATTCAGCATCAGATTGGCAGTCCTTGCCTCACTGAGAGGCTATTTGGACATCGAGAACTGGTTGCCAAACGTTCTATGTGTGTATAAAGACCTCTTTGCGGAG GAATGTCTCAAGTTTGTCAAAAATGTGCATTTTAGCGAATCAGAGGATTTTACTTCCCAACATTTCCATCCTTCTGATCCGTTATCAGATGTTCATTTGGATGCAACGACTTCGCTTTTGAAA GTTTTGAAAGCTCATGACAATGTGATAACTTCATCTCAACTGGTCGATGAGATAGAAAAGGTCAATGCAGCAATCTTGGATTGTAATTCTAAACTGCAGAATGGTGAGGCTAAAGTTTCATCAGCTTCGAATGCATATGGAGACGATATTGAGGCAGAAGCGAACGCTTATTTCCATCAAATGTTTTCGGGTCAGTTGAGTGTTGATGCAATGGTTCAAATGCTTTCGCGATACAAGGACTCCTCGGTTCAAAG ggaaaaatcaatttttgattgCATGATTGCTAATCTGTTCGAGGAATATCGTTTTTTCCCCAAGTATCCCGAGAGGCAGCTAAAAATAGCCTCCATCCTTTTTG GCTCTGTTATCAAGCACCAGCTTATAAGTTCTCTCACACTTGGGATGGCACTGCGTTTAGTCTTGGATTCTTTGCGTAAACCTGCAGATTCAAAA ATGTTTCTGTTTGGAAGCAAAGCTCTGGAACAGTTCGTGAATCGTCTGGTTGAATTGCCTCAGTACTGTAACCATATTTTGCAAATATCTCATCTGCGTAGCACTCACCCCGAGTTAGTCACTGTTATTGAACAAGCACTTTCAAGGATATCATCTGGTAATTTAGAATCAGAGGCAGTTTCGAACCCTGGTCCTTCACAGTCTTTCCCTGGAAATGGCGAG TTTAGTGGTTCTGGAATTGGCCAGTCTGCTCTCCAACTTCCTTTACCTGTACAGTCTCAACAGAAAAATGAAGTGCACATTAATGACAACAGCAGAGTGCCAAGTGTGCCATCTATCGAAGCAAAGACACTTCTGCCCTCTTCATCTACTACTTCCGCTGATGTTTCTGTCATTCCTAAG AATCCTGGTATTTCGACTTCTTCATTAACTTCAGCTGGTATTGTTCGTCCCGCTCGTGGACCCACTTCGACAA GGTTTGGGTCTGCTTTGAACATAGAGACCCTGGTTGCAGCAGCAGAGAGAAGGGAAAACGCAATAGAG ATTCCACCTTCAGATGTTCAGGACAAAATTTCTTTCATAATCAATAATATCTCTACAGCCAATATTGAATCCAAGGGGAAAGAGTTCGCTGAGATTTTGCCTCAACAGTACTATCCCTGGTTCGCTCAGTATATGGTTATGAAAAG AGCGAGCATTGAGCCCAATTTTCATGATTTGTACTTGAAATTCTTGGACAAAGTTGATTCCAAGCTGTTGTTTAAGGAGATACTTCAAAATACTTACGAAAATTGCAAG GTTCTCTTGGGTTCAGAGCTCATaaagtcaagttcggaagagcGATCTCTGCTCAAAAATTTAGGCAGTTGGCTTGGAAAATTGACCATTGGAAGGAATTATGTTTTGAGGGCGCGAGAAATTGATCCAAAATCCTTAATTGTGGag GCATATGAAAAAGGGTTGATGATTGCAGTCATTCCATTTACTTCAAAG GTTCTGGAGCCATGCCAAATGAGTATTGCGTATCAGCCTCCCAATCCTTGGACAATGGCTATACTCGGGTTGCTCGCTGAGATTTATTCAATGCCGAACCTTAAAATGAATCTGAAGTTTGACATAGAG GTTTTATTCAAGAACCTTGGTGTTGATTTGAAGGAAGTAGCGCCGACTTCCCTTCTAAAGGACCGGAAGAGAGAAATAGATGGGAATCCTGATTTTAGCAACAAAGATCTTGGAGTAACACATATATCTCAACCACAGATAATCCAAGAGCCGAAAACAATTTCTCCTCTTAAGCAAATAGACCTGCCTCTGGATGTTGCAGATTCACCTAATACAGACGATTCCTCGAAGTTATTATCACAG TATGTAGCCCCTCAACGTGTATATACTAATACTTTGATGGAAGACGAAAAAGTTTCCCATTTAGGCTTGTCTGATCAGCTTCCATCACCTCAAGGACTGTTCCCGTCAACTCCATCCCCATTGTTTTCTATTAGCCAG CTGTCAGCAGCACTTCCCAATATTGGAAATCATGTTGTTATTAATCAGAAATTAAGCGGATTTGCTCTGCACTTCCCATTTCATAG AGTGGTACCACTTGCCATGGACAGAGCTATCAAGGAGATTGTGTCTGGTATTGTTCAGCGAAGTGTATGTATTGCTTGCCAAACAACAAAAGAACTTGTGCTGAAG GATTATACCTTGGAACCAGATGAGACACGTATATATAATGCGGCTCACTTGATGGTTGCTAGTCTAGCTGGGAGTTTGGCCCATGTGACGTGCAAG GAACCCCTGCGCACTTCAATATCAGGTCATCTACGGAATTCTCTCCAGGGgatgaatattaaaaatgaagCTCTTGAACAAATTGTGCAACTTGTCACCAATGACAACCTTGATTTGGGTTGTGCTGCCATTGAACAGGCGGCTACAGAGAAG GCAATACAAACTATTGATGCGGACATTGACCAGCAATTGTCGTTACGGAAAAAGCATAGAGATGGTGCCGGATCCTCCCTTTTTGATCCGAACATGCTATCGCAGAATTCTGTTAGTTTTATACCAGAGTCCCTCCGTCCAAAACCGGGACATCTATCCCTGTCTCAACAGCGAGTTTATGAG GACTTTGTTCAGCTTCCTTGGCAAAAGCAGACAACTCAAACTTCTCACGGTTTATCTGCCGCTTCAAGCTCATCTGGCGATGTTGGGCTTAGTAGTAGTTATGGTCCAGCATCAGGTAAAAGTGCTTCGGACTTTTTGTCTAGTGCTCGAAACGCTCGGATGGATAACGTCTCCCAGCCATTGGATATCTCTGTGGAGGGTTTTGAATCTCCTCCAGTTTCACTTTTAAG CTCACAAGTTGATCCAGCTGTTGACACGGCCGGTCTTCAGTTCTCTAAATCCCTTTCGACCTCTGAATTGAGCCTGGTTGAATCCTCTGACACCGCTATGAAA GAAACTGGAGCATCATTGCAGACTTTGACTTCAGCTGCTACCATGGAGCGTCTTGGTGGAAATAATATTATACAGCCTTCTCTGTCCACGAGAGATGCACTAGAAAAGTATCATATTGTTACTCAGAAG ATGGAGGACTTAGTGGCTAATATTGCAGGAGATGATGAAATTCAG GCTGTAGTTTCTGAAGTTCCTGAAATCATCCTCAGATGTATAAGCAGAGACGAAGCTGCCTTGGCTGTCGCCCAAAAAGCTTTCAAGGCTCTTTATGACAATGCATCAAGTAACCTTCACGTCAGTGCTAACCTAGCAATTCTTGTGGCTGTTCGAGATGTTTGCAAGCGTGTTGTTAAAGAGCTCACTAGTTGG GTGATATATTCAGAGGAGGAGCGGAAGCTTAACAAAGACATTACTATCGGTCTTATCCAACGCGAGTTACTTAACCTAGCGGAGTACAATGTCCACATGGCGAAGTATCTTGATGGAGGGAGAAACA AAAGCGCCACTGACTTTTCTATTTCTCTACTCCAATCCTTGGTCACTGAGGGGTCAAGTGTCATTTCAGAGCTACACAGTCTTGTTGATGCACTGGCAAAG CTTTCCTCAAAATATGGATCTCCCGAGTCATTGCAACAACTAATTGACATCATACGAAATCCAGTTACTAACACAAGTGATCACTCTAATAGCGCAATCGGAATTGAGAACAATGATAAGCAATCAAAGGATAAAAAG GTTGTGTGCAATACCACCGCTAACACAGAAGAGAACACCAACTTGGAATTTGTGGAATCAGAGTCTGCGGGTTTCCGGAGTCGG GTGTCCACACTTTTTGAAAGCTGGTATCAGATCTGCGAAGTTTCTGGTGCAAATGAAACCGCTTGCTCACAATACGTGTTGCATTTACATGAAACTGGACTACTTAAGGGAGATAATACAACAGAGAGTTTTTTCCGAATTCTTCTG GAACTTTCTGTTGCTCATTGTATATCTTCTGAAGAAATTAGTTCTGGTGCTGTGCAATCTCCTCAGCAAGCTCAGAGTCCATCATTCCTTATCATTGATATTTATGCCAAACTTGTTTTCTCGATCTTGAAG TATCTCCCGGAACAGGAGTCGAGCAGCAAGTTATTTCTTCTGTCGGAG ATCATGGCTGTTACTGTGAGATCTATTCAAAAAGATGCAGAAGATAAAAAGACATCACTCAATCCAAGACCTTATTTTAGGTTATTCATCAATTGGCTGCTGGACTTATGTTCCTTGGATCCCGGGACTGATGGTGCAAACTTTCAG GTTCTATCAGCTTTTGCCAATGCATTCCACGCGTTGCAGCCTCTTAAGATTCCCGCCTTCAG CTTTGCATGGCTAGAACTGGTCAGCCACAGAAGCTTTATGCCCAAGCTACTTACAGTAAATGGCCAGAAAGGTTGGCCATATGTTCAACGCCTGCTGGTAGACTTGCTCCAGTTTCTTGAGCCATTTTTGAGAAATGCTGAACTCGGAGGACCA GTTAATTTCCTATACAAAGGGACACTGAGAGTGTTGCTGGTGCTGCTTCATGACTTTCCGGAGTTTCTCTGCGATTATCATTTTACTTTCTGCGATGTGATTCCTTCAAGTTGCATACAAATGCGAAATATTATTCTGAGTTCTTTTCCACGGAACATGAGGCTTCCAGATCCATCGACCCCAAATTTAAAG ATTGATTTGCTGCCGGAGATAGTAGAAGCTCCATGTATCCTTTCTGAGGTTGATGCTGCGTTAAAAGCAAAGCAAATGAAGAATGACGTGGACGAGTATCTCGCT TTGAGGCAACAGAATTCAGCATACCTAAGTGAATTGAAGCAGAAGCTACTCCTGCCGTCCAGCGAGGCTAGCTCAGCTGGAACCCGTTACAGTGTACCATTGATCAACTCGCTTGTGCTATACACTGGAATTCAG GCTATTCAGCAGCTACAGGCGGGTGAGACACAGGCTCAAAATGTGGTGGCCTTGCACATGTTCAAGTATTTAAGTATGGAACTTGATACGGAAGGGCGGTACCTGTTCCTTAATGCAATCGCCAATCAGCTTCGATATCCCAACAACCACACCCATTACTTCTCCTTCATCATGCTCTATCTCTTCTTCGAGTCTGACCAG GAGATCGTACAGGAGCAGATAACAAGAGTGTTGCTGGAAAGGCTAATTGTGAACAGGCCGCATCCATGGGGACTCCTGATAACATTCATAGAGCTGATAAAGAATCCAAGATATGGCTTCTGGAAACAAGCCTTCATCAGGTGTGCGcctgagattgagaaactctTTGAATCTGTCGCCAGATCCTGTGGTGGTCTCAAGCCCCCTGACGAGGGAATGGTCTCCGGTTGGGTCTCGGACAACTCTCATTAG